A genomic stretch from Microtus pennsylvanicus isolate mMicPen1 chromosome 9, mMicPen1.hap1, whole genome shotgun sequence includes:
- the Cers1 gene encoding ceramide synthase 1 yields the protein MAAATMTTGLETPEPMPSYAQMLQRSWASVLAAARGCGDCGWGLALRGLAEHAHLAAPELLLAALCALGWTALRSVATARLFRPLAKRCHLQPRDAARLPESAWKLLFYLGCWSYCAYLLLGAHYPFFHDPPSVFYDWRSGMAVPWDIAAAYLLQGSFYCHSVYATVYMDTWRKDSVVMLVHHVVTLLLIASSYAFRYHNVGLLVFFLHDVSDVQLEFTKLNIYFKARGGAYHRLHGLVANLGCLSFCFCWFWFRLYWFPLKVLYVTCHSSLLSVPDIPYYFFFNTLLLLLTVMNIYWFLYIVAFAAKVLTGQMRELEDLREYDTLEAQPAEPCKAEKPLRNGLVKDKLF from the exons ATGGCGGCTGCGACAATGACCACCGGGCTTGAGACGCCAGAGCCCATGCCTAGCTACGCGCAGATGTTGCAACGAAGCTGGGCCTCGGTGCTGGCGGCGGCACGGGGCTGCGGGGACTGCGGCTGGGGACTTGCGCTTCGAGGCCTGGCGGAGCACGCGCACCTGGCTGCCCCGGAGCTGCTCCTGGCCGCACTGTGCGCTCTGGGCTGGACCGCACTGCGCTCCGTGGCCACCGCGCGCCTCTTTCGG CCCCTGGCCAAGCGGTGTCATCTGCAGCCTCGAGATGCTGCCAGGTTACCTGAGAGCGCCTGGAAGCTTCTTTTCTACTTGGGCTGTTGGAGCTACTGTGCTTACCTGCTCCTGGGTGCCCATTATCCTTTCTTCCATGACCCACCCTCTGTCTTCTACG ACTGGAGGTCGGGCATGGCAGTGCCCTGGGACATAGCCGCTGCCTACCTGCTGCAGGGGAGCTTCTACTGCCATTCCGTCTACGCCACCGTGTACATGGACACCTGGCGCAAGGACTCCGTGGTCATGCTGGTGCATCATGTGGTCACCCTGCTTCTCATCGCCTCTTCCTACGCCTTCCG GTACCACAATGTAGGCCTCCTCGTGTTCTTCCTGCATGACGTTAGCGACGTGCAGCTGGAGTTCACCAAGCTTAACATCTACTTCAAAGCCAGGGGTGGCGCCTACCACCGCTTGCACGGACTGGTGGCcaacctgggttgcctcagcttctgcttctgctg GTTCTGGTTCCGCCTCTACTGGTTCCCGCTTAAGGTTCTGTATGTCACCTGCCACTCCAGCCTGCTGTCGGTACCTGACATCCCGTACTATTTCTTCTTCAACACACTGCTGCTGCTCCTCACGGTCATGAACATCTACTGGTTCCTG TACATCGTGGCTTTCGCAGCCAAGGTGCTAACTGGCCAGATGCGTGAACTGGAGGACTTGAGGGAATATGACACGCTGGAAGCTCAGCCTGCCGAGCCCTGCAAAGCTGA